A genomic region of Nymphaea colorata isolate Beijing-Zhang1983 chromosome 2, ASM883128v2, whole genome shotgun sequence contains the following coding sequences:
- the LOC116248495 gene encoding transcription factor ILI6-like has translation MSSRRSRSRQSSAPRITDEQINDLIAKLQALLPEIRNRSSDKVSASKVLQETCNYIRSLHREVDDLSERLSELLASTDSAQAAVIRSLLLQ, from the exons ATGTCTAGCAGGAGATCAAGGTCACGGCAATCTAGTGCTCCAAGGATCACCGACGAGCAGATCAACGATCTCATAGCCAAGCTGCAGGCATTGCTGCCGGAGATTCGCAACAGGAGCTCGGACAAG GTATCGGCGTCGAAGGTGCTGCAGGAGACGTGCAACTACATCAGGAGCTTGCACAGAGAGGTGGACGACCTCAGCGAGAGGCTCTCCGAGCTGTTGGCTTCTACGGACAGTGCCCAAGCTGCCGTCATCAGGAGCCTACTTTTGCAGTAG